The Humulus lupulus chromosome 3, drHumLupu1.1, whole genome shotgun sequence genome window below encodes:
- the LOC133825882 gene encoding uncharacterized mitochondrial protein AtMg00810-like, translating into MALLASEFAMKDLGPLSYFLGIGVTRHENGLFLSQKRYAEKILERAGMSNCSTCPTPVDTKSKLSATTDAPYDDPTKYRQLAGALQYLTLTRPNISYAVQQVCLHMHDPRNSHMHALKRILRYIQGTLMFGLHLYKSPIGKLVSYTDADWGGCPDTRRSTSGYCVFLGDNLISWSSKRQPTLSKSSAEAEYMGVANVVSETCWIRNLLLELHCPIRQATLVYCDNVSAIYLSSNPVQH; encoded by the coding sequence ATGGCTCTTTTGGCCTCGGAGTTTGCTATGAAGGATCTTGGCCCGTTAAGTTATTTTTTGGGGATTGGTGTCACCAGACATGAGAATGGCCTCTTCCTTTCCCAGAAACGGTATGCCGAGAAGATACTTGAACGGGCAGGCATGTCCAATTGCAGCACATGCCCTACACCGGTTGACACCAAGTCCAAACTTAGCGCCACTACAGATGCTCCTTATGATGATCCGACTAAGTACAGACAACTTGCAGGTGCATTACAGTATCTCACGCTCACTCGCCCTAATATCTCTTATGCAGTGCAACAAGTCTGCCTTCATATGCATGATCCTCGAAATTCCCACATGCATGCCCTTAAGCGCATCTTGCGCTACATTCAAGGTACTCTTATGTTCGGCCTACATCTCTATAAGTCTCCCATTGGCAAGTTGGTCTCTTATACAGATGCAGACTGGGGAGGGTGTCCTGACACTCGCCGCTCTACTTCGGGTTATTGTGTATTTCTTGGTGATAACCTCATTTCATGGTCCTCGAAACGTCAACCGACTCTTTCTAAGTCTAGTGCTGAGGCCGAGTACATGGGTGTCGCTAATGTTGTTTCAGAGACCTGCTGGATCAGAAACTTACTTCTTGAGCTTCATTGTCCTATCCGACAAGCTACACTCGTCTATTGTGATAATGTTAGTGCAATATATTTATCCAGTAATCCAGTACAACACTAG
- the LOC133825883 gene encoding cytosolic sulfotransferase 5-like, with the protein MAEESTQYFSNSSGNKNDEDDNDEYSLESVISELPKASGWSKNGICLYQNCWFPSNIIPNIISFQKQFKAKAKDEDEDMIIILASFQKSGTTWLKSLLFSILNRSQHCSEHHPLLTTTPQVLVPSFEFTIYNSDPRLMLNTDSLSSTMPSSPRRSMSTHIPYASLPRSITQHCSNHSRIVYISRNPLDVIVSLWHFARAHPDRHSHELTVGDFVDMFCSGEINFGPYWDHVLGYWKASLERPEKVLFLKYEDLKEDGVGQAKRVAEFVGVPFSREEESGGVVEQVLEMCSFGKLKDLDVNKHGQFKPNLDNKIFFRKGQVGDWVNHLTPSMADRVNEIIKEKFSGSGLSFRNMS; encoded by the coding sequence ATGGCAGAGGAATCCACACAATATTTTTCAAATAGCAGTGGCAATAAGAACGATGAAGACGACAACGATGAATATTCACTAGAATCGGTCATATCTGAGCTACCTAAAGCCAGTGGTTGGTCCAAAAATGGTATATGCTTGTACCAAAACTGTTGGTTCCCATCCAATATCATTCCCAACATCATCTCCTTCCAAAAACAGTTCAAAGCCAAAGCCAAAGACGAAGACGAAGACATGATAATAATCCTGGCTTCCTTTCAAAAATCAGGCACCACTTGGCTCAAGTCCCTTTTATTTTCCATTCTCAACCGCAGCCAACACTGCAGTGAGCACCACCCTTTGCTCACCACTACCCCTCAAGTCCTCGTGCCTTCTTTCGAGTTCACAATTTACAATTCCGATCCCCGGCTGATGCTCAACACTGACAGCTTGAGTAGCACTATGCCAAGCAGCCCTCGTCGCTCGATGTCTACGCACATTCCCTATGCATCTCTTCCTCGTTCCATAACCCAACATTGTTCCAACCACTCTCGCATCGTTTACATCAGTCGAAACCCTCTCGACGTGATCGTGTCTTTGTGGCACTTTGCAAGAGCTCACCCGGACCGTCACTCGCACGAGCTGACTGTTGGAGATTTTGTGGACATGTTTTGCAGCGGAGAGATCAACTTTGGGCCTTACTGGGACCATGTTTTGGGGTACTGGAAAGCGAGCTTGGAGAGGCCTGAGAAAGTGTTGTttttgaagtatgaggacttgaaAGAGGACGGTGTTGGCCAGGCCAAAAGGGTTGCAGAGTTCGTAGGGGTTCCTTTCTCTCGAGAGGAAGAGAGTGGTGGAGTTGTTGAGCAAGTTTTGGAGATGTGTAGTTTTGGTAAACTCAAGGATTTGGACGTGAATAAGCATGGCCAGTTTAAGCCTAACTTGGATAATAAAATTTTCTTTAGAAAAGGTCAAGTGGGTGATTGGGTTAACCATCTTACTCCATCTATGGCAGACCGTGTCAACGAGATAATCAAGGAAAAATTTAGTGGTTCTGGTCTGTCATTCAGAAATATGTCTTAG
- the LOC133824887 gene encoding putative disease resistance RPP13-like protein 1: protein MPSQINKLMNLQTLTTFVVGKDSGAKLEELAELSSLRGKLSIKKLENVINITKASNKVNILDKKPLDKLSLKWSNGVGDLKHGEAVLDMLSPNTVLKQLKIDYYPGTKFSNWVGDDSFCNVVHVGLWNCQRCSNLPPLGQLPWLKSLYISGFDSVVTVGSEFYGNSYVRKPFSSLETLSFKNMSSWEQWQSMQTEDATTYGKLKTLEIFYCPELIGDLPRFFPCLTKLNIHVDKKFALTTLSFPCVKEITIGGVESTESLWEALKLQQNMSHFESSSSLMSTSTPFYHPLESLHLTRCGESFRSLHMDLFPNLKSLAISYCNYFEALSMSDGQCQELTSLSSLSIWCCPSFVSFPKDGLIAPKLTFINISECPKLKWLPEKMTFISLHVLCISYKPLVSVMNWDLQTLSNLKHVRIVGTGEDKESFPEEGLLPATITSLGISTFSKLRALDKNGLKQLTSLQTLEIFSCPELQTLSEEGFSTSLRYLNIHGCPLLKKIYNPESENKECWSKISHIPHIQFY from the coding sequence ATGCCAAGCCAGATAAATAAATTGATGAATCTCCAAACACTGACAACTTTCGTTGTGGGAAAAGATAGTGGAGCAAAGTTAGAAGAGTTGGCAGAACTTTCAAGTCTTCGAGGAAAACTTTCCATTAAGAAGTTAGAGAATGTGATCAATATCACAAAAGCATCGAATAAAGTCAACATACTTGATAAGAAGCCACTAGATAAGTTGAGTTTGAAATGGAGTAATGGTGTTGGTGACCTAAAACATGGAGAAGCTGTACTTGATATGCTTTCACCCAACACAGTTTTGAAGCAACTCAAGATTGATTATTACCCTggtacaaaattttcaaattgggTTGGGGATGATTCTTTTTGCAACGTTGTCCATGTAGGGCTTTGGAACTGTCAACGTTGCTCCAATTTACCGCCACTTGGGCAACTGCCTTGGCTGAAAAGTCTTTACATTTCAGGATTTGATTCGGTAGTAACTGTTGGTAGTGAGTTTTATGGGAACAGTTATGTGAGAAAACCATTTTCATCATTGGAAACCTTAAGCTTCAAGAACATGTCATCATGGGAGCAATGGCAATCAATGCAAACAGAAGACGCAACAACATATGGAAAGCTCAAAACACTTGAGATTTTTTATTGTCCTGAGCTCATTGGGGATTTGCCTCGCTTCTTTCCTTGCTTGACAAAGCTTAACATTCATGTAGATAAGAAGTTTGCTTTGACTACCTTAAGCTTTCCCTGTGTCAAAGAAATAACGATTGGAGGAGTGGAAAGTACCGAGTCATTGTGGGAGGCATTAAAGCTGCAACAGAACATGAGTCATTTTGAATCTTCTTCTTCATTGATGTCTACTTCTACTCCATTCTACCACCCTCTTGAGTCACTTCATTTGACAAGGTGTGGTGAATCCTTTAGATCACTCCATATGGATTTGTTTCCCAATCTCAAAAGCCTTGCTATCAGTTACTGCAACTATTTTGAAGCCCTTTCAATGTCTGATGGGCAATGTCAGGAACTAACATCTCTGTCTTCTTTGTCTATCTGGTGTTGTCCTAGTTTTGTATCATTCCCAAAAGATGGACTTATTGCCCCCAAATTGACTTTCATTAACATCAGTGAGTGCCCCAAACTTAAGTGGTTGCCAGAGAAGATGACTTTCATTAGTCTGCATGTACTTTGTATATCTTATAAACCTCTGGTTTCAGTGATGAATTGGGATTTGCAAACTTTATCCAATCTTAAACATGTTCGAATTGTTGGTACTGGTGAAGATAAGGAATCATTTCCTGAGGAAGGGCTACTACCTGCCACTATTACCTCTCTTGGTATCTCAACATTTTCCAAACTTAGAGCCTTGGACAAAAATGGGCTTAAACAACTCACCTCTTTGCAAACACTTGAAATCTTCAGTTGCCCTGAGTTGCAGACATTATCAGAAGAAGGGTTCTCAACCTCTCTTAGGTATTTGAACATACATGGATGTCCTCTGCTGAAGAAAATTTACAACCCAGAGAGTGAGAATAAGGAGTGTTGGAGCAAGATTAGTCACATACCCCATATCCAATTTTATTGA
- the LOC133824888 gene encoding putative disease resistance protein At3g14460 has translation MAAEIVVGALVSASLNVLLEKIASPYVVEFFKGKKRSGFSSRLYDMKMKFLALSAVLADAEQKQNKVPGVKEWLDELKDVVDDAEDLFAGIEYDALKLKITEKEKSTAITAKVSNKLSKLVNFTGSKRKNQMDEILRRLEQFEKQISILRLVGDVKKEELTERSPTTSLPDEPEVYGRDKDKDGLLKMLMSEDSGSSSSQKIYEVIPIVGMGGVGKTTLAQTLFNDEQVKNKFEVLAWVYVSDKFDAMAVTKTILQCIAPGESFNNMSLDSLQVNLSKKLMGKKFFIVLDDAWEEEYVCWKNVMKPLDDGGRGSKLIVTTRSANVADGIRTGDTHQLRALSEDDCWELFANHASNGNPRKFDDNPKLESIGRKLVGKCKGLPLAAKVLGGILRSTWDVDRWEQIARSNVWEMSKTLPAVLEVSYHYLPPHLKGCFAYCSIFPKGYKFDKKELVLIWMAENLVKHSEGSRSMEEVGNAYFDDLVSLSFFQIKTREFAENIVSMHDLIVDLARAVSGKYNYLLEHSEDIGKFEKKTRHLGCTKELLCCNEKISSYDFEPTRLRTFLALRSEYQDMCIPKEVVHHLVSKLKRLRVVSFRYSGMTELSNSIGELIYLCYLDLSFTNIVKLPDSVTILYNLQTLKLEGCSKLETLPKDMHHLINLRYLNVLGTGLVEMPSQISKLQNLQILSTFIVGKESGAKIEELAELLGLRGKLCIEQLENVGSIVASDQVNVLDRKQLEELSLKWYGDGDGDDPKCGEGVLDMLSANTTLKQLCIFGYPGMKFSTWIGDDSFSNIVDIKLMYCKRCTSLPPLGQLSFLKHLHIVKFDSVVSVGSEFYGWNSSYGRKPFSALETLRFIDMSSWEQWHSMQAEDDATTYGKLETLEISNCPKLIGDLPCFFPSLTKIQVDAHKQCTLKIPRIPCARSIYIRYLEDRESLEKAIKPTDPYRQLHQQQQHMMTMTSGSAESCSLTSTACLPTTTVPLQSLELSYCGEFFRSLDMDLFPNLKTLEIRWCNYFESLSMSVVGPCLQELTSLTICDCPSFVSFPNNALTAPKLTFLKLKKCPKVKWLPEEKRSSSLPSLNFLTIDGCPLIETIPESRLSELRISYHQFLGMKWNWQTLPHLRFLSVYENEEDIESFPAEGLLPPTITSLYIYQFSKLRGLDRNGLTQLTSLETLEIYTCPELQTLSEEGFPTSLRYLHFLECPLLKKTYGPKESDKSWYKISHIPNVEFYCE, from the coding sequence ATGGCTGCTGAAATTGTGGTGGGAGCTCTTGTGTCTGCTTCCTTGAATGTTTTGCTCGAGAAGATTGCTTCTCCGTATGTGGTGGAGTTCTTCAAGGGGAAGAAACGCTCTGGTTTTTCTAGTCGTCTCTACGACATGAAGATGAAATTCTTGGCTCTGTCTGCAGTCCTTGCTGATGCGGAGCAGAAGCAAAACAAAGTCCCTGGGGTGAAGGAGTGGCTGGACGAGCTCAAAGACGTCGTCGATGATGCGGAGGATCTGTTCGCTGGAATCGAATACGATgctctcaagctcaagattacTGAGAAAGAAAAGTCGACAGCCATCACTGCTAAGGTGAGTAACAAACTCTCCAAACTCGTCAATTTCACTGGCAGCAAAAGAAAGAACCAGATGGATGAGATTCTTAGGAGGTTGGAGCAATTTGAAAAGCAAATCAGTATTCTGCGCCTGGTTGGTGATGTTAAGAAAGAAGAACTCACAGAAAGGTCACCTACGACTTCTCTTCCTGATGAACCTGAAGTTTATGGCAGAGATAAGGACAAGGATGGTTTGCTCAAGATGTTGATGTCAGAAGATTCAGGTAGCAGTAGTAGTCAAAAGATATATGAAGTGATTCCCATAGTGGGAATGGGTGGGGTTGGAAAAACCACGCTTGCTCAGACCCTTTTCAACGATGAACAAGTTAAGAACAAGTTTGAAGTTTTGGCCTGGGTGTATGTTTCTGACAAGTTTGATGCCATGGCAGTGACAAAAACCATCCTTCAATGCATAGCTCCGGGGGAGTCTTTCAATAACATGAGTTTGGATTCGCTCCAGGTTAATCTGTCAAAGAAGCTAATGGGAAAGAAGTTTTTCATTGTTCTGGACGATGCGTGGGAAGAAGAATATGTTTGCTGGAAAAATGTGATGAAACCTCTCGATGATGGGGGGAGAGGGAGCAAGCTGATAGTAACGACGAGAAGTGCTAACGTTGCAGATGGCATTCGAACTGGTGATACACACCAGCTTAGAGCATTGTCAGAAGATGATTGTTGGGAACTTTTTGCGAACCATGCTTCCAATGGCAATCCTAGAAAGTTTGATGATAACCCAAAACTGGAAAGCATTGGCAGAAAACTTGTTGGGAAATGTAAAGGTTTGCCTTTGGCTGCTAAAGTTCTAGGAGGGATCCTGCGCTCGACGTGGGATGTTGATAGATGGGAACAAATAGCTCGAAGTAATGTTTGGGAAATGAGTAAGACTCTTCCAGCTGTGTTAGAAGTGAGCTACCATTATCTTCCTCCACACTTAAAAGGGTGTTTTGCTTATTGTTCGATATTCCCAAAAGGCTATAAATTTGACAAAAAGGAGCTGGTCTTGATATGGATGGCTGAAAATCTTGTGAAGCATTCTGAAGGGAGTAGGAGCATGGAAGAAGTGGGCAATGCGTATTTTGACGATTTAGTATCTCTGTCATTTTTTCAAATAAAGACTCGTGAATTTGCAGAGAATATAGTTTCTATGCATGATCTTATCGTTGATTTGGCTAGAGCTGTTTCTGGAAAATACAATTATTTGTTAGAACATAGTGAAGACATTGGCAAGTTTGAGAAGAAGACTCGTCACCTTGGATGTACAAAGGAACTCCTTTGCTGCAATGAAAAGATATCTAGTTATGATTTTGAGCCTACTCGTTTGCGGACCTTTTTAGCATTACGTTCAGAATATCAAGATATGTGTATACCTAAGGAAGTAGTGCATCATTTGGTGTCAAAGTTGAAACGTTTGAGAGTTGTATCTTTTCGTTATTCTGGTATGACTGAGCTTTCTAATTCAATTGGTGAACTAATATATCTTTGCTATTTAGACCTCTCTTTCACCAACATTGTGAAGTTACCGGATTCTGTTACAATATTATACAATCTCCAGACACTGAAGCTAGAAGGTTGTTCTAAACTGGAAACTCTGCCTAAAGACATGCATCACCTCATTAATTTGAGATATCTTAATGTGTTGGGTACTGGGCTAGTAGAGATGCCAAGCCAAATAAGTAAATTACAGAATCTCCAAATATTGTCGACATTCATTGTGGGAAAGGAAAGTGGTGCCAAAATAGAAGAATTGGCAGAACTTTTAGGCCTTCGAGGAAAGCTTTGTATTGAGCAGTTAGAAAATGTTGGCTCCATAGTAGCATCGGATCAAGTCAACGTCCTAGATAGGAAGCAACTTGAGGAATTGAGTTTGAAATGgtatggtgatggtgatggtgatgatcCGAAATGTGGAGAGGGTGTGCTTGACATGCTTTCAGCTAACACAACATTGAAGCAGCTTTGCATTTTTGGTTACCCGGGCATGAAATTTTCAACTTGGATTGGGGACGATTCATTTAGTAACATTGTCGACATAAAGCTTATGTATTGTAAGCGTTGCACCAGTTTACCACCACTTGGTCAATTGTCTTTCCTAAAACATCTTCATATCGTAAAATTTGATTCGGTAGTGAGCGTGGGCTCTGAGTTTTATGGTTGGAATAGTAGTTATGGGAGAAAGCCATTTTCAGCATTGGAAACCTTACGCTTCATTGACATGTCATCATGGGAGCAATGGCATTCAATGCAAGCAGAAGATGATGCAACAACTTACGGAAAGCTCGAAACACTTGAGATTTCAAACTGTCCTAAGCTCATCGGGGATTTGCCTTGCTTCTTTCCTTCGTTAACAAAAATTCAAGTCGATGCACACAAGCAGTGTACTTTAAAAATCCCAAGAATACCATGTGCCAGAAGCATATATATTAGATATTTGGAAGATAGAGAGTCATTGGAGAAGGCAATAAAACCAACCGATCCTTATCGGCAGCTGcaccaacaacaacaacacaTGATGACGATGACGAGTGGTTCTGCTGAATCTTGTTCGTTGACATCTACTGCATGTTTGCCAACAACTACTGTTCCTCTGCAATCTCTTGAGTTGTCGTACTGTGGTGAATTCTTTAGATCCCTCGATATGGATTTATTTCCCAATCTCAAAACTCTTGAAATAAGATGGTGCAACTATTTTGAATCCCTCTCAATGTCTGTTGTTGGGCCATGTCTTCAGGAACTAACATCTCTAACTATCTGCGACTGTCCTAGTTTTGTATCTTTTCCAAACAATGCACTTACTGCCCCTAAATTGACTTTCCTCAAACTCAAGAAATGCCCCAAAGTAAAGTGGTTGCCGGAGGAGAAGAGGAGTTCCTCTCTCCCATCTCTAAATTTTTTAACAATTGATGGTTGTCCGTTGATAGAGACAATTCCTGAAAGTCGTTTGTCTGAACTTCGGATATCCTATCATCAATTTTTGGGGATGAAATGGAATTGGCAAACACTACCCCATCTTAGATTTCTTTCTGTTTATGAGAATGAAGAAGATATTGAATCATTTCCGGCGGAAGGCCTACTGCCTCCCACTATTACCTCTCTTTATATCTATCAATTTTCGAAACTTAGAGGCCTGGACAGAAATGGGCTCACACAACTCACCTCCTTGGAAACACTTGAAATCTATACTTGCCCTGAGTTGCAGACGTTGTCAGAAGAAGGCTTTCCAACCTCCCTCAGATATTTGCATTTTCTTGAATGTCCTCTGCTGAAGAAAACCTACGGCCCAAAGGAGAGTGACAAGTCCTGGTACAAGATTAGTCACATACCCAATGTCGAATTTTATTGTGAATAA